The following are encoded in a window of Solidesulfovibrio magneticus RS-1 genomic DNA:
- a CDS encoding DUF488 family protein, N3 subclade, which translates to MITTSYYAQEKKIKNPVAISQQKYRWGTKSREYKKLAPPMYLVDYWKKGSITVEQYTEEYYRVVLSKLNPQEVLDEIIRIFGDDATLLCFEKAGEFCHRRLVAEWIEKGTGVEVPELQF; encoded by the coding sequence ATGATAACCACATCATATTATGCACAAGAGAAAAAAATCAAAAATCCCGTAGCCATTTCACAACAAAAATACCGATGGGGTACAAAATCAAGAGAATACAAAAAACTTGCCCCGCCCATGTATCTCGTTGATTATTGGAAGAAAGGGTCGATCACAGTCGAACAATATACCGAAGAATATTATCGCGTCGTCTTGTCAAAGCTTAACCCCCAAGAAGTTCTAGATGAAATTATAAGAATCTTCGGTGATGACGCTACTTTATTATGCTTCGAAAAAGCCGGCGAATTCTGCCATCGCCGTCTCGTAGCAGAGTGGATCGAGAAGGGTACTGGGGTTGAAGTGCCGGAGCTTCAATTCTGA
- a CDS encoding helix-turn-helix transcriptional regulator: MKMPSRLNPDASSSRKMLELYSLLLFSGRKYTLTTLAERLQCSKTTIDRLISEIELFDQVERGKEGRERWYQINRLRKNKKVMIMCEQIQQLSLCKDFAATVLPSELKEDIESTVAQAAEFISDDCIKQLAMQPLGRSLARGSIDYTPFQGIIKILIQSISKKILCEVNYRSLSSPSPKIFLVAPMRLLTYNNAMYVENWRIKREADCNNLQSMVLSVQRIESVNPTLEKHSFKDMPGKDNENFGLIKSASEKVTLVFDKSVSNYVTERTWSSDQTFKFLPTGGVEMSLTANSLEEVVAWILSFGDKTEVVEPAHLRTMVRNRLLKSLEKYGFSSS; this comes from the coding sequence ATGAAAATGCCGTCTAGATTGAACCCAGATGCTTCAAGTTCACGCAAGATGCTTGAATTGTACTCTTTGCTTCTGTTTAGTGGCAGAAAATACACGTTAACGACTCTCGCAGAGCGTCTTCAATGCTCTAAAACGACAATAGATCGGTTAATAAGCGAGATAGAACTTTTTGACCAAGTTGAACGTGGCAAAGAAGGCCGAGAACGATGGTACCAGATAAATAGACTGCGGAAAAATAAAAAAGTAATGATAATGTGTGAGCAAATACAGCAATTGTCATTGTGCAAGGATTTTGCGGCAACTGTTTTGCCGTCGGAGCTAAAAGAAGACATCGAAAGTACAGTGGCTCAAGCGGCGGAATTTATATCTGATGACTGTATAAAGCAATTGGCGATGCAACCACTGGGAAGATCTCTTGCGAGAGGCTCAATTGACTATACACCATTTCAAGGAATAATTAAAATTCTTATCCAATCTATTTCTAAAAAAATATTATGTGAAGTTAATTACAGAAGTCTATCGTCACCATCGCCAAAGATTTTTCTTGTAGCACCGATGAGGCTGCTGACATATAACAATGCTATGTATGTCGAAAATTGGCGAATCAAGAGAGAAGCTGATTGTAATAATTTGCAGTCTATGGTTTTGTCTGTGCAAAGAATTGAGAGCGTTAATCCGACTCTAGAAAAACACTCTTTTAAGGATATGCCCGGCAAAGACAATGAAAACTTTGGTCTTATTAAGTCTGCAAGCGAAAAAGTGACATTAGTTTTCGATAAATCGGTATCAAATTATGTCACTGAAAGAACTTGGAGCAGTGATCAAACCTTTAAATTTTTGCCGACAGGTGGTGTCGAAATGAGTTTAACTGCGAATAGTTTAGAAGAGGTTGTTGCTTGGATTTTAAGCTTTGGGGATAAGACTGAAGTTGTTGAGCCGGCGCATTTGAGAACTATGGTCAGGAATCGTTTATTAAAGTCTTTAGAAAAGTATGGGTTTTCGTCTAGCTAG
- a CDS encoding DUF6573 family protein, whose amino-acid sequence MTPDKDWNVVFEYSRAQAIADGVLVDVTDAARGVGFKVHTVVTATLYHGYVVPPAGLDGSFGQSAAGRLHDVLTLALFAARASKGTDRVYFKVDFLMAPGKTETVDIIAHIGPGDTPAPVLTIMMPGDD is encoded by the coding sequence ATGACGCCTGATAAGGACTGGAACGTCGTGTTCGAATATTCAAGGGCACAGGCGATTGCTGACGGCGTCCTTGTGGACGTCACCGATGCGGCCAGGGGAGTCGGGTTCAAGGTGCATACCGTCGTCACCGCCACCCTCTACCACGGCTATGTCGTCCCGCCTGCCGGCCTGGACGGGAGCTTTGGTCAGAGCGCCGCCGGCAGACTCCATGACGTCCTAACGCTGGCGCTGTTCGCCGCCAGGGCGAGCAAGGGAACCGACCGGGTCTATTTCAAGGTCGACTTTCTTATGGCCCCAGGAAAGACAGAGACGGTCGACATCATCGCCCACATTGGCCCTGGTGACACGCCGGCCCCGGTTTTGACGATCATGATGCCTGGTGACGATTAA
- a CDS encoding (2Fe-2S)-binding protein, translated as MLQPLTILGKQDHFDPKDILTAPIDAIVCYCGNVTKGQVLDAISDGAKTLAEIKESTGACTSASCKELSPRRR; from the coding sequence ATGCTTCAGCCATTAACCATCCTAGGCAAGCAGGATCATTTCGATCCAAAAGATATCCTGACTGCCCCTATTGATGCTATCGTCTGTTACTGCGGCAACGTAACAAAAGGGCAGGTGCTTGATGCCATCAGCGACGGGGCAAAAACACTTGCTGAAATCAAAGAGTCTACAGGGGCTTGTACTTCTGCTAGCTGCAAGGAACTTTCGCCACGTAGACGGTGA
- a CDS encoding tyrosine-type recombinase/integrase — translation MGVYQRDGRWLVYWNENGKRRDKSFGSGDNGKYQAEVFDAAVKNAKANNQTVPDPSLVQTYQAPVINVSQISYEPVIPVAVVETGSITFGKLAQKYLEHLSASGKTEKHILTIANLLKTCFFNLLDKNKCVDNMTYVNDILPFIKHFQGVSNITGKPRSQITVNRYCDYVDAIFNFGIENELSKTNPMSKRKRSKERPRDVQLNIEDMKKIMDKAEPHLKWAMEVCFNLGTRPGESELLSLKWSNVDFTKATVHIYATKTKTFRTVPIKVSFLEKLKAMREYSTSEYIVEYNGHQIKSLKGSFRTACELAGINYPVRMYDLRHLFATTLLSNNADLAAVSKLMGHATVKMTADTYYHYLEGEKERAVSMLPDIV, via the coding sequence ATGGGCGTTTATCAACGTGATGGTCGATGGTTGGTTTATTGGAATGAAAACGGCAAACGTCGTGACAAATCATTCGGAAGTGGAGATAATGGTAAATATCAAGCCGAAGTGTTTGATGCTGCTGTGAAAAATGCTAAAGCTAACAATCAAACTGTACCTGATCCAAGCTTGGTGCAAACTTACCAAGCCCCGGTAATCAACGTAAGTCAAATTAGTTATGAGCCTGTTATTCCAGTGGCTGTTGTTGAAACTGGTTCAATAACGTTCGGAAAGCTTGCACAGAAGTATTTGGAACACTTAAGTGCTTCAGGTAAGACCGAGAAGCACATTTTAACTATTGCAAACCTTTTAAAAACCTGCTTTTTCAATCTTCTCGACAAAAATAAGTGTGTGGATAACATGACGTATGTTAATGACATTCTGCCGTTTATTAAACACTTTCAAGGAGTGAGTAATATTACTGGCAAACCAAGATCACAAATAACAGTCAATCGCTATTGCGATTATGTCGATGCAATCTTTAACTTTGGCATTGAAAATGAGTTGTCAAAGACCAATCCTATGTCAAAGCGGAAACGTTCGAAGGAAAGACCGCGTGATGTTCAGCTTAACATTGAGGACATGAAGAAAATTATGGATAAAGCTGAACCTCATTTAAAATGGGCAATGGAAGTATGTTTTAACCTTGGTACTCGACCAGGAGAATCTGAACTTCTTTCGCTTAAGTGGAGTAATGTTGATTTCACTAAAGCAACCGTCCATATTTATGCTACAAAAACCAAAACCTTTAGAACAGTACCGATTAAGGTCTCATTTCTCGAAAAGCTTAAAGCTATGCGTGAGTATTCAACATCGGAATACATTGTTGAATACAACGGTCACCAGATTAAATCTTTAAAAGGTTCATTCAGAACTGCTTGTGAACTTGCAGGGATAAACTACCCTGTTCGAATGTATGATTTAAGGCACTTGTTCGCTACAACTTTATTAAGTAACAATGCGGACTTGGCAGCAGTGTCAAAGTTAATGGGGCACGCTACCGTTAAGATGACAGCTGACACATACTATCATTATCTTGAAGGAGAAAAAGAACGCGCTGTTAGCATGTTGCCAGACATTGTTTAA
- a CDS encoding SPL family radical SAM protein, whose product MVKIVARKCTITRSQEFEKKTLATHALNVGVLCGHGCLYCSTPAILRTQSKLFPEYDGSAFKAFAAGAAAVDPTTPDRLGPELAALKPTDTVMLSTLTDAWSPEAQEFDLGRRCLEKLLRESKARVRILTKNAAVVNELDLLAEFRERVILGLSITAPLSKAKVAEVLEPRASSIQERLGALQAAHEAKVPIFGMLCPCMPGVADRPDDLDEMLDMIKPFAPEAIWAEPVNARGPGLRLCQEALADADFIAIANEVRFIRGQREHLDYTARLIGNLNVAAAGVGLKSLLKILVYQDGEGFRGDGSSVIWLKG is encoded by the coding sequence ATGGTCAAAATAGTCGCAAGAAAATGCACGATCACGCGGTCGCAGGAGTTCGAGAAAAAGACGTTGGCAACCCATGCCCTTAATGTCGGCGTCCTGTGTGGCCATGGCTGCCTTTACTGCTCCACCCCGGCCATTCTGCGGACGCAGTCGAAGCTGTTCCCGGAATACGACGGTTCGGCGTTCAAAGCATTCGCTGCCGGCGCGGCTGCCGTCGATCCCACGACGCCGGATCGGCTTGGTCCAGAACTGGCCGCTTTGAAACCCACGGACACCGTAATGCTGAGCACGCTGACCGATGCTTGGAGCCCGGAGGCTCAGGAGTTCGACCTGGGCCGGAGGTGTCTGGAGAAGCTTTTGCGTGAGTCGAAGGCCCGGGTGCGTATCCTGACGAAAAACGCCGCCGTGGTAAACGAGTTGGACCTGCTGGCTGAGTTTCGGGAGCGTGTCATCCTGGGATTAAGCATCACGGCACCGCTTTCCAAGGCGAAGGTGGCAGAGGTGTTGGAGCCAAGGGCATCCAGTATCCAGGAACGGTTGGGCGCTCTCCAGGCCGCCCATGAAGCTAAGGTGCCCATCTTCGGAATGCTTTGTCCTTGCATGCCGGGCGTGGCGGATCGGCCTGACGACTTGGACGAGATGCTGGACATGATAAAGCCCTTCGCCCCGGAAGCGATCTGGGCCGAGCCGGTTAATGCACGCGGTCCCGGACTTCGCCTGTGTCAGGAGGCCCTTGCCGACGCCGACTTCATCGCCATCGCCAATGAAGTCCGGTTTATCCGGGGGCAGCGGGAGCACCTTGATTATACCGCCAGATTGATCGGAAATCTGAACGTGGCGGCGGCTGGTGTCGGACTCAAATCCCTTTTGAAAATCCTCGTCTACCAAGACGGGGAGGGCTTTCGCGGGGATGGAAGCTCCGTTATCTGGCTGAAGGGCTGA
- a CDS encoding SPL family radical SAM protein, with translation MGKVQEFQRSVGVTKSEEFNKKQLATHAINGGLICGHGCAYCSTPSLLRTHALFRDMGISSFQYFAEGGSVVDPWTAIRVGRQIGSLTENDMVMISTITDCWSPEAQKHNLGRKILEQVLINSKCKVRVLTKNAAVQNDFDIIKQFGDRIRIGLSITSPISKENIIKLIEPNASLMSERIDAMKKAHSLGIKTFGMICPVLPGIGNDPESYKQMLSAVLECDPEAIWTEPLNPRGPGITRCMEILDKNNHSNIAAHFDIIRNSTLHMDYVENLINMATNIAKEMNCIDKLKILVYSNGDGYRVDDQAVIWLK, from the coding sequence ATGGGTAAAGTGCAAGAGTTTCAACGAAGTGTCGGCGTCACAAAATCAGAAGAATTCAACAAAAAACAGCTAGCAACACACGCTATCAATGGAGGGTTAATCTGTGGACATGGTTGTGCATATTGCTCCACGCCTTCTTTACTTCGAACCCATGCACTATTTCGAGACATGGGAATTTCTTCTTTTCAATACTTTGCAGAAGGTGGCTCTGTAGTTGACCCATGGACAGCTATTCGTGTCGGTAGACAGATCGGGAGTCTTACCGAAAATGATATGGTAATGATCAGTACGATAACTGACTGCTGGTCGCCAGAAGCACAGAAGCATAATCTTGGAAGAAAAATACTAGAACAAGTCCTCATTAATTCAAAGTGCAAAGTTAGAGTACTCACAAAGAATGCCGCCGTTCAAAATGATTTCGACATTATAAAGCAATTTGGAGATCGCATTCGTATCGGATTGAGCATCACAAGTCCAATATCTAAAGAGAATATTATAAAGTTGATTGAACCCAATGCATCCTTAATGTCTGAACGTATTGACGCTATGAAAAAAGCCCACTCCCTGGGGATTAAAACCTTTGGAATGATTTGTCCTGTTCTTCCTGGGATTGGGAATGATCCTGAAAGCTACAAACAAATGCTTTCTGCTGTTTTAGAATGTGATCCTGAAGCCATTTGGACTGAACCGCTGAATCCTCGTGGACCTGGAATTACTAGATGCATGGAAATCTTGGACAAAAACAATCATTCAAATATTGCTGCTCATTTTGATATAATTAGAAATTCTACTTTACATATGGACTATGTTGAAAATCTTATTAACATGGCTACTAACATTGCAAAAGAGATGAACTGCATCGATAAATTGAAAATATTGGTTTATTCGAACGGCGACGGCTATCGTGTCGACGACCAGGCTGTGATTTGGTTAAAATAG
- a CDS encoding tyrosine-type recombinase/integrase — MKVEPIIDLKNIKSIKKLLSNNPRDRLLFIMGINSGLRVQDILSLKISDVKSCKIGDRIAVKEKKTGKENVFIMNKEIFAALQDHFTSIELVDNHFLYKSRKGKNYPLTTYAVTQMVQRWCDAVNLSGNYGAHTLRKTWCYHQRKTFGVSWEVLAKRLNHSSPSITRRYLGVQEEEVEEILLNTI; from the coding sequence ATGAAAGTCGAACCGATCATTGATTTGAAAAACATCAAAAGCATCAAGAAACTTTTGAGTAACAATCCTCGTGATCGATTACTTTTCATCATGGGGATCAACTCTGGACTCAGGGTACAGGACATTCTGTCGTTGAAGATCAGCGACGTTAAATCCTGTAAAATCGGCGACCGAATTGCTGTCAAAGAAAAGAAAACTGGCAAAGAAAACGTGTTCATTATGAACAAAGAAATATTTGCTGCTCTTCAAGATCATTTTACGTCAATCGAACTAGTCGATAATCACTTCCTGTACAAAAGCAGGAAAGGGAAAAATTATCCATTAACGACATATGCAGTTACGCAAATGGTGCAGCGGTGGTGTGATGCGGTAAATCTTTCAGGAAACTATGGGGCGCATACCCTTCGAAAAACCTGGTGCTATCACCAGCGTAAAACATTTGGAGTAAGCTGGGAAGTCTTAGCCAAGCGATTGAACCACAGTAGCCCTTCGATAACGCGAAGGTACCTTGGAGTGCAAGAGGAGGAAGTTGAAGAAATATTGCTTAATACAATTTAA
- a CDS encoding DUF927 domain-containing protein, protein MIMQSNEATKFSSDIDGQLESDSQKKKITSVNIRSVLPDAPVSIHCTLPITVVFSSGKSLIRRIDIKTDKADFISPCPLFISKRGIDLVSQKETVELAWVRDDQWKFIEVDRSYICKHTKIVDLADYGFPITSDSAKEITSYLRWYEKINAQHIPVTINTSQMGWNKEEHCFLLGNDCIVPTSEIDLNEIFDHYEPQVSRPYRFRAVDAGERQLAHSFHTKGTYEKCVEGINTIFAFPIVLFTFYASITAPFLKIFDCKNFMYEISAPTSTGKTAALEIAASNWGDPHESSGGFFRTWKSTSTAIERILQSVNGIPIILDDTKNAPGYDKCGKSCTPLVVQTIYMISTGIGKSRGTLSGTDANASYSTIVMSSGESPSIDLTSDGGSRGRIISLWGYPFKKQSPEIRSYISNLKTIFRNNYGHVARRLVSFIMNHKSDWPCWAEAYKEVCFELASKENVNAVQCRVSESVAAIATAIPLIHAALPELRRDIDLKSLIGTINELAHQEAVLEDNGSRFIQILSDYIADDTSKLLTKFKVERNQQVASRDIEIYSDHDGSDWNFIGISSELFKTLVKENQLNKSEVLRTLLAKKLIDVNNSSKGSQKQVVISGGATGTFKKNLYCIKKSAFSPNEIDFA, encoded by the coding sequence ATGATCATGCAATCAAATGAAGCTACTAAGTTTTCATCGGACATCGATGGTCAGTTAGAGAGTGACAGCCAAAAGAAAAAAATAACGTCAGTAAACATTAGGTCCGTTCTTCCAGATGCACCTGTATCAATTCACTGCACCTTACCCATCACAGTCGTCTTTTCTTCAGGAAAATCTCTAATCAGGAGAATTGACATCAAAACAGACAAAGCTGACTTCATTTCTCCATGCCCTCTGTTCATATCCAAAAGAGGCATCGATCTCGTGTCCCAAAAAGAGACAGTTGAGTTGGCCTGGGTGCGCGATGATCAATGGAAATTCATCGAAGTTGACCGTAGCTATATTTGCAAGCACACAAAGATTGTTGATTTAGCAGACTATGGATTTCCAATAACTTCTGATTCTGCAAAAGAAATAACTTCATATCTCCGGTGGTATGAAAAAATAAATGCTCAACATATTCCTGTGACAATCAACACTTCCCAGATGGGTTGGAATAAAGAAGAGCATTGTTTTTTGCTCGGGAATGATTGCATCGTTCCTACCTCAGAGATTGATCTCAATGAGATATTTGATCACTATGAGCCTCAAGTCTCAAGGCCGTACAGGTTCCGGGCTGTAGACGCTGGAGAACGACAACTTGCCCACAGCTTTCACACGAAAGGAACATATGAAAAATGTGTTGAGGGTATAAATACGATTTTTGCGTTTCCAATAGTTCTTTTTACATTCTACGCATCCATAACGGCTCCGTTCTTGAAAATATTTGACTGTAAAAATTTTATGTATGAAATATCAGCCCCTACTTCTACTGGAAAGACAGCTGCTCTTGAAATCGCTGCGTCAAACTGGGGAGATCCCCATGAAAGTTCAGGTGGCTTTTTTAGAACGTGGAAAAGTACAAGCACAGCCATTGAAAGGATATTACAGTCTGTCAATGGCATCCCCATTATTTTAGATGACACAAAAAACGCTCCAGGATATGACAAGTGTGGAAAATCGTGCACACCCCTTGTTGTACAGACGATTTACATGATTTCTACTGGCATAGGTAAATCCAGGGGAACTTTGTCAGGTACAGACGCAAACGCCTCTTATAGTACAATTGTGATGTCTTCTGGTGAGTCTCCATCGATAGACTTGACAAGCGATGGTGGCTCAAGAGGAAGAATCATTTCCCTCTGGGGTTACCCTTTCAAAAAGCAATCTCCAGAAATTCGTAGCTATATTTCAAATTTGAAAACTATTTTTCGAAACAATTACGGCCATGTTGCTAGACGACTTGTAAGTTTTATTATGAATCATAAATCTGATTGGCCATGTTGGGCAGAAGCTTATAAAGAAGTTTGCTTTGAACTAGCAAGCAAAGAAAATGTAAACGCCGTACAATGTCGCGTCAGTGAAAGTGTTGCAGCTATTGCAACAGCAATTCCTTTGATTCATGCAGCTTTGCCAGAGCTACGCAGAGATATCGATTTGAAATCGCTGATTGGCACCATAAATGAACTTGCACATCAAGAAGCGGTATTGGAAGATAATGGTTCGAGATTTATCCAGATCTTGTCTGACTACATAGCAGACGATACTAGCAAATTATTGACAAAGTTTAAAGTAGAAAGAAACCAACAGGTAGCATCAAGAGATATTGAGATCTATTCAGACCATGATGGCTCTGACTGGAATTTCATCGGGATCAGCTCAGAACTATTCAAGACACTTGTCAAAGAAAATCAGCTTAATAAGTCAGAAGTCTTAAGAACACTACTAGCTAAAAAGTTGATAGATGTTAATAATAGTTCGAAAGGAAGCCAGAAACAAGTTGTTATTAGTGGCGGTGCAACTGGAACTTTCAAAAAGAACTTGTACTGTATCAAGAAGTCGGCTTTCAGTCCTAATGAGATTGACTTTGCATGA
- a CDS encoding DNA primase family protein, with amino-acid sequence MPISQPEGVALPNAANVVNVFGNFNVGLTAPSQGLRPIFAYPLTDLGNAQKFYRVYNKFFMYDHESAQWVGWDNDKKRWLTGRLARQLMMRFVMKLVDELYRQAKSLRPLRTRNGEEVTPEEALAWAKATSQNSRKKAVLEMVRDLPKVRVAKAELDSDPYLLGVANGVLDLRTGTLIENRPELRITRYASAAYRPDAEAPIFQGFMRQICLGRQDLVDFLQEVFGYALSGLIKEHAFFILVGTGANGKSTLVEIFLYLLGEYGIGMPGHAFLKSNSRAIRNDIARWPGIRLGTIAEANDGMSFDESLLKRSVAGDVMTARFIGKEYFDFHPVAKFFLSVNTLPKITGADNGIYRRLVVIPFDGDFQATMDRDLPEKLKAEIDGILAWAVQGFLRWQARGHLVKPDCVVEACKAYRAEMDTVQSFLDECCILDPNVSTPLGVLYEAYKNWAKGAVVDPANLHLFGTLMGQKGFKKVKSGTWRWKGVALKAAPTVVKPSPFGMTTPPPSAVASASSFAGMPQ; translated from the coding sequence ATGCCCATCTCACAGCCCGAGGGCGTCGCTCTCCCCAATGCGGCAAATGTTGTGAATGTCTTTGGCAACTTCAACGTTGGACTCACTGCGCCCAGTCAAGGGCTGCGGCCGATCTTCGCCTATCCACTTACGGATTTGGGGAACGCCCAGAAGTTCTACCGCGTTTACAATAAATTCTTCATGTATGATCATGAGAGTGCACAATGGGTCGGGTGGGACAACGACAAGAAGCGCTGGCTTACCGGGAGATTAGCCCGTCAACTGATGATGCGCTTCGTGATGAAGCTGGTTGACGAACTGTACCGTCAGGCCAAGTCCCTCCGCCCTTTGCGCACTCGTAATGGGGAGGAGGTGACGCCGGAAGAGGCCCTCGCTTGGGCCAAGGCTACATCGCAGAACAGCCGTAAGAAGGCTGTGCTGGAAATGGTCCGCGACCTGCCCAAAGTGCGGGTAGCCAAGGCCGAACTTGATAGCGACCCCTACCTGCTCGGCGTAGCCAACGGCGTCCTTGATTTGCGGACCGGGACGCTGATCGAGAACCGCCCTGAACTGCGCATCACGCGCTACGCCAGTGCCGCTTACCGCCCGGATGCCGAAGCACCGATCTTCCAGGGCTTCATGCGCCAGATTTGCCTGGGCCGCCAGGATCTCGTGGACTTTCTCCAGGAAGTTTTCGGCTATGCCCTGTCTGGACTCATCAAGGAGCACGCCTTCTTTATCCTGGTGGGAACAGGTGCGAATGGGAAGTCGACGCTCGTGGAAATCTTCCTCTATCTGCTCGGCGAGTACGGTATTGGGATGCCCGGGCACGCGTTTTTAAAGTCCAATTCCCGTGCTATTCGCAACGACATCGCTCGGTGGCCCGGTATTCGCTTGGGGACAATCGCCGAGGCCAACGATGGCATGTCCTTCGACGAGTCGCTGCTGAAACGTAGCGTAGCCGGTGATGTCATGACTGCTCGCTTTATCGGGAAGGAATATTTCGATTTCCATCCTGTCGCGAAATTCTTCCTGTCCGTCAACACGCTGCCCAAGATTACGGGGGCGGACAATGGAATTTACCGCCGCTTGGTCGTCATTCCCTTCGACGGCGATTTTCAGGCCACGATGGACCGCGACCTCCCGGAAAAGTTGAAGGCCGAGATCGATGGAATCCTGGCCTGGGCCGTTCAGGGTTTCCTCCGTTGGCAGGCGCGCGGCCATCTCGTGAAGCCCGACTGCGTGGTCGAAGCCTGCAAGGCGTATCGGGCCGAGATGGACACGGTACAGTCCTTCCTGGACGAGTGCTGCATCCTTGATCCGAACGTCTCGACGCCGCTTGGCGTCTTGTATGAGGCTTACAAGAACTGGGCCAAGGGCGCGGTCGTCGACCCTGCCAACCTGCACTTGTTCGGAACCCTGATGGGTCAGAAGGGCTTCAAGAAGGTCAAGTCCGGGACATGGCGTTGGAAAGGTGTCGCCCTCAAAGCCGCGCCCACGGTCGTCAAGCCCAGTCCTTTCGGGATGACCACCCCGCCGCCGTCTGCGGTTGCCAGTGCTTCCTCGTTCGCCGGCATGCCGCAGTAA
- a CDS encoding MucR family transcriptional regulator, which yields MDDYLQSALEIVKAQASARPMTEDEIISMVRSVANGIAAVSSGQLVASEAESAAPAMDPKKAIKEASITCLECGKSFKVITKKHLATHGLTTEEYKAKYGYKKTQPLACKSLARDRRNKMKDMKLWERRTKAKTE from the coding sequence ATGGACGACTATCTTCAAAGCGCCCTTGAGATCGTGAAAGCCCAGGCCAGTGCGCGACCCATGACAGAAGACGAGATCATCAGCATGGTCAGGTCCGTGGCAAACGGCATCGCCGCCGTGAGCTCGGGCCAACTGGTCGCCAGCGAAGCCGAAAGCGCCGCTCCGGCCATGGACCCGAAGAAGGCCATCAAAGAAGCTTCGATTACATGCCTTGAGTGCGGGAAGTCCTTCAAGGTCATCACCAAGAAGCATCTTGCCACCCACGGTCTCACCACTGAAGAGTACAAAGCAAAATATGGCTACAAGAAAACCCAGCCCCTTGCTTGCAAATCCCTGGCCCGGGACCGCCGCAACAAGATGAAAGACATGAAGCTGTGGGAACGCAGAACTAAAGCCAAGACCGAATAG
- a CDS encoding tyrosine-type recombinase/integrase — MGVYQRDGRFMVYWNENGKRHDKSFGRGDDARLRAEAFDLAIMQAKEKGRPALEVEIVTVGVPGVVQSQAETAAVAPVGAVEANVAPVAPLAAPVVSVSPAAAPSKGLTFGQLSMMYLDHLRVSGRTEKHIASLENLLKRMFFDILGKDTPVAGMTYLKDIVPFIRQMQGVSQQTGKPRSQASVNRYCDYVDAIFNFGMEMELISKSPMKGRKKAKEQPRDVQIGIDDLKRIMDHAESHIRWAMEVCFNLGTRPGPSELFALRWEHVDFDAGTVRIYATKTKTFRTVPVTESFLIRLREMRDQSQSGFIVEYEGKPLTTIRRSFNTACEKAGITVDVRMYDLRHLFATTMLANGADLAAVSKLMGHSTVKMTADVYYHYLEGEKEKAVGKLPSLARV; from the coding sequence ATGGGCGTTTATCAACGTGATGGACGGTTTATGGTTTATTGGAATGAAAACGGCAAACGGCACGATAAATCCTTCGGCCGGGGCGACGATGCTCGCCTTCGGGCTGAAGCCTTTGACTTGGCGATCATGCAGGCCAAAGAAAAGGGGAGGCCAGCTCTTGAGGTTGAGATCGTAACGGTTGGCGTCCCGGGAGTTGTCCAGAGCCAGGCCGAGACGGCGGCGGTGGCTCCAGTGGGAGCAGTTGAGGCGAACGTTGCGCCAGTGGCTCCGTTGGCCGCGCCGGTTGTTTCGGTGTCTCCGGCCGCCGCTCCATCCAAGGGACTTACATTTGGACAGCTTTCGATGATGTATCTTGACCACTTACGAGTGTCGGGGCGGACCGAGAAGCACATTGCCAGTTTGGAAAACTTGCTCAAACGCATGTTCTTCGACATTCTGGGCAAGGATACCCCGGTGGCCGGGATGACCTACCTGAAGGACATTGTCCCGTTCATCCGTCAGATGCAAGGGGTCAGCCAGCAGACTGGCAAGCCCCGGTCTCAGGCCAGCGTGAATCGCTACTGTGACTATGTCGACGCGATCTTCAACTTCGGGATGGAAATGGAACTCATTTCCAAAAGTCCGATGAAGGGGAGAAAAAAGGCCAAGGAGCAGCCCCGGGATGTCCAGATTGGCATTGACGACCTCAAGCGAATTATGGACCATGCAGAATCGCATATTCGGTGGGCCATGGAGGTCTGCTTCAACCTGGGAACTCGCCCCGGCCCGTCGGAGCTCTTCGCCCTTCGCTGGGAACACGTTGACTTCGATGCCGGGACCGTGCGTATTTACGCGACCAAGACGAAGACCTTTCGGACTGTGCCGGTGACGGAGTCGTTCCTGATTCGTCTGCGGGAGATGCGGGATCAGAGCCAGTCCGGGTTCATCGTCGAATATGAAGGGAAGCCGCTGACGACGATTCGGCGGAGCTTCAATACGGCGTGTGAAAAGGCTGGAATCACCGTGGATGTGCGGATGTATGACCTGCGTCACCTCTTCGCGACAACCATGCTTGCCAATGGCGCTGATTTGGCGGCGGTGTCGAAGCTCATGGGGCACTCGACCGTGAAGATGACCGCCGACGTGTACTACCATTACCTTGAAGGCGAGAAGGAAAAGGCGGTTGGAAAATTGCCCAGCCTTGCTAGAGTTTAA